The proteins below come from a single Cannabis sativa cultivar Pink pepper isolate KNU-18-1 chromosome 3, ASM2916894v1, whole genome shotgun sequence genomic window:
- the LOC115711123 gene encoding uncharacterized protein LOC115711123 — MEWNDSACEEAFKQAKKKFWAKINGFESEIVLPGPDIYIDEVDWDAEIDPELYLDLERQPEQSDDEERDFKDANGNGWKNNVELGLGIDMIVPSGWGDAEEDFKGADGNGWNNNAELGGIDKIISSG; from the coding sequence ATGGAATGGAACGATTCTGCATGTGAAGAAGCGTTCAAACAAGCGAAGAAAAAATTTTGGGCTAAAATTAATGGCTTTGAATCTGAAATAGTATTACCTGGTCCAGATATCTACATTGATGAAGTTGATTGGGATGCTGAAATCGATCCTGAGCTGTATCTTGATTTGGAAAGGCAACCAGAACAAAGCGATGATGAAGAAAGAGATTTTAAAGATGCTAACGGTAATGGCTGGAAGAACAATGTTGAACTTGGCCTTGGCATTGACATGATTGTCCCGTCTGGATGGGGTGATGCTGAAGAAGATTTTAAAGGAGCTGACGGTAATGGCTGGAACAACAATGCTGAACTTGGTGGCATTGACAAGATTATCTCGTCTGGATGa